CCACTCCCACACGGCGACCGAGGCGTACCCCAGCCGCACCGACATCGGCCTGGCCAGCGAGCCCGGAGCCCACTACGTGCTGGTCAGCACCCGCGAGCACGGGAATAACGAGGGCCCTGTGGAGTTCAGGTCCTACAGGATCGTCGACGGCCAGGTGAGCGAGGAAGAGGTCACCGTCGTCGCCGAGCTGCCCTGAACCCCTTTCCCTGAAGCATCCCCCTGATCGGTCGTCCTGATCGGTCGACCGAGAACCAGCAAGGAGTCACGCGTGTCCATCGAGGTCCGGATCCCGACCATCCTGCGCACCTACACCGGCGGCGAGAAGGCCGTCAACGGTGCCGGCGCGAGCCTGAGCGCCCTCATCGACGACCTCGAGGCCAACCACCCCGGTCTCAAGGACCGCCTGGTCGAGGACAAGAACGGCAAGGACGACCTGCGCCGC
This Nocardioides dokdonensis FR1436 DNA region includes the following protein-coding sequences:
- a CDS encoding MoaD/ThiS family protein; the protein is MSIEVRIPTILRTYTGGEKAVNGAGASLSALIDDLEANHPGLKDRLVEDKNGKDDLRRFVNIYVNDEDVRFIGGLEASLSDGDQVVVLPAVAGGC